The genomic stretch CTCCTTTTCATCCGGCGCGCAAGCTTCGCACAAACCTCTCGGCTGATTCCAACAAACTTCGGGACAGACCCACATGCCACACCTGCTGCATTGCTTGAAGTGCTGCTTCCCTTCTTCGACCGCCTTCAACAAAGCATCATCGTGCGCCTTTCCTCCAATCGCGCGCTGGATTTCGTAAGTACTGTTCCCCACGCGGCCAAGAACTCCTCCGAACAAGTTGCCAGCCGCGCGCAACAAACCGCCTGCCATTCCAGTAACATTCGCTTGAAACGCGGATAAATACCCGTTCCTGCATTTGTCACAGTAAAACTTGAACTGATATCCGCGATCCGTAGAAAGATCGTCATAGTTCGCAAC from bacterium encodes the following:
- a CDS encoding zinc ribbon domain-containing protein, with protein sequence MALIKFVANYDDLSTDRGYQFKFYCDKCRNGYLSAFQANVTGMAGGLLRAAGNLFGGVLGRVGNSTYEIQRAIGGKAHDDALLKAVEEGKQHFKQCSRCGMWVCPEVCWNQPRGLCEACAPDEKETLAAAQAQATSEQIFQKARETNLVGHIDMSSKATAETPVCPTCGAKTTGSKFCPECGGALVAKIKCKRCGVESVPSTLFCPDCGNKMTL